The nucleotide window gaaacaCACCTTGAGATATACCCTGTTCCTGATTTAGTGCTTCCTCGGTGGCTAAAAAGAGACGATCCGAAGCATCCGCTCTTAAGAGAGCGTGCAGTTGTCTGAGGCAGCTTGAAATGTTTGGTGCGGACTTTACCCTGTGACAACGGTCTGTGCTTTCCTTCGCCCCACGCTCAGCAAGCAGCAAGGCAGCCGGTGTGGCTGCACAATTCGTCGCGCGGAAAGCCGTGGGTCTCTCTCTCCTGCCGGCTCCCAAGCGTCGCCGCTGTGACCGTCGTTTACTCGTTTTCACTCGGCCTTTGTGGGCGTGCGAGCCGCGGATCGACCCGAGTCGCCCGCTGGGGAGTCACTAGTCCTCCTCTGGCACTCAATGCCACCGATGACTTTGTACGGAAGACTCCGACAGGGTTGCCCGCGGGGCCTGCGGGATGTGCACTGATGCTGTGCTGTACGAACTAAGAGCATCCATCTCGACCGGACGTGTTTCTCAAGCATGCTTTATTGTATTGGCCTAGACCGAGTTACTTTCAGAAAGCATTACGTGACGCGTCCTTATGTTGTGTGGCTGAGATTTTAGCTGCTCGTTAAGGACGAAACGCAAAGCTCGAATCTCAGCTTCTCCTCTGGGCCAAAACTCCAGGCGGAATTTGACAAATGAAGACCCTCAGACGCGTGTTCAAACCCGTCTGACGGTAAACCGTTTGCGGGCTATGCTTCTTGTAAAACAAACGGGAAAGATGACTTCATAAACCGACAATGTACGGAGAGGCCCGAGCTTTTGACTGGTGTAGTGATCCAGTCGGTTCAGTTCCCCTGCGGCGACACGTAGCGACACCGAACCGATGGATCATCGCATCAGTTTTTAGGGTTCACTCCTGAAAAACACTGCGTCCgaaaactttgttttcttttgtttgtttgtttgtttgttttttgtttttttatggagCTGAGTCTGAAATGCTTTTCAGTCtatagtttcatttttccatccTATAAATATTCGGGTTACTCTGAGCTCGGAGAACGGAGTGGGTGTAGGCGCCACCCCTTTGCTGTCCGGCTGTGAGTGGATCGTGTTTACCGACTCCATAAAGGGCTTCGGTCACTTTTTCCTCGACGTTTGCGTCTCCGGAGGCCCGAACCCCACCCGGGCCGACCGATCCATGCATCTCCCCCAGACTTTCATTCtaccaaaagaaaagagaaggagaaagattTTTACTCTGCGAGACgagaaaaatcagtttcaacTTCTCGAGTTTTCCCTGAGTGCCAcggattctctctctctctcagtgagtTCAGATGACTCCGGCCACGGGGTTTTCATTCATCCTCGTTAATCAGATGCAGGGACACTATTAGGGGACCGTCGGCTCTCGGGGATGTCCGTAATTTGCGCACAGCTCCGCGCCTTCGCTCGCGCTCCATAGTCACTTTTAACTTGTGCCGCACGTAACAGCGACAATGGCTCGAATAGGCGGCGGCATATCAAGCACgaacagacacattttccaGCTCTCATCTGTGTTATGGATAATTAGTGCATATAGCAGCGTCTCTGAGCCCCTCCCTCTTTccgggtttatttttttttaccccccccccccctctcctccttaACAAGACACCGAGACACAACACGAGCAGAGATTCTGAGCGCGTTGTGCCTCTTGACCTCTTCGTGCTCTGGGTGGCCGTGTTGGCAGATTAAATGCCGGGACGCGATTAATGGCGAGGTGTTGTCAAGTCGACGGTGTCAATAGATGTCGCAGCAGTCATGCGTAAAAGTGGAATGGCACAGGAGACTAATGGCCACGCGTATCGTTTCCTCTGACGCCGGTAAGTTGTTCATTATTAGCAGGCGAGGACCGAAACAGCTGCATATATAATCTGAACGTATCCTCCTTTTTGCAACTTTTAGAGTGATGAAACGGTCTGCAAAGCAGACCGGCACCTGTGGATCGGGGTGAGAGTGTATTTAATAATTCTACAGCAGGCCTGTGTAATAGTCAGAGCCACACTTCTCGTTTACGGGTGTTATGTGGGTTTTCTCATCTCTTAGGTTTACCTGtcattttgcttaaaatttaCAGTTAGTTCTGGTTCCCGTTCCCTCACGTCATTGTTTTCCCCCTTTGCCACAGAATGAATAGAAGATACTCATTTTGGAGACTAAGAAGAAGGCAGTTCATAACCTCACTCCTGTCACTGCTGACTCTGTGCGCCCTGCTATTGGTCAGCGTAAAATACAGCTCCATCGCTGAATCCTTACCTCCCCCAgcgtttttagaaaacattcagACGCTCCGCAAGTACAATATCAGCTGCTCAGCGATATATGACATGGACCCGGTGGAGGTGGGTAAATCTCTGATCATCCAAAGACAAAAAGTTGTGGAGGATAAGGATGAAACTCTTGCAAACCTCACCTCAAACTGCCCATTATTCATCAAGTCCAGAGCCTatgatgatgtgtgtgtcttagaggaggagagagacttCCCTCTTGCTTATTCCCTGGTTGTGCACAAATCTGCGTGGGCAGTGGAGAGACTGATCAAAGTGCTGTACTCGCCGAGTAATATCTACTGTATTCACTATGATCAGAAGTCCTCAGCTGAGTTCATTTCAGCCATTGAGGGCCTGGCCCGCTGTTTGCCCAATGTCTTCATCGCCTCCAAGCGAGAGTCTGTGCATTATGCAAGCATCAGTCGACTGAGAGCTGATCTCAATTGTCTGTCCGACCTCTTGGGGTCGGAAGTCAAGTGGAAGTATGTCATCAACCTCTGTGGCCAAGATTTCCCCCTCCGGTCCAATATCGAGCTGGTGACAGAACTGAAGAATTTAAATGGTGCTAATATGCTGGAGACATGCCGACCCACTGAGCATAAGAAGCAGAGGTTCACCTTTCACCACAAGCTGACCGATGCCAACTTTGAATACCAAAAACTGCCAGTGAGAACAGAGCAGATAAAGACCCCACCACCTCACGGTATCCAGGTATTCTCTGGCAGTGCCTATTTCGTCTTGTCGCGGGACTTTGTCGTGTACTTGAACTCCTCGGTTGTGGTGAGAGATTTTTTAGCCTGGTCCGAGGACACCTACTCCCCAGATGAGCACTTCTGGGCCACGCTTGTTCGACTGCCAGGCGTACCCGGAGAGGTGCCCAGATCCCAGCCCGATATCACCGACCTGATGAGCAAGACCCGGCTGGTGAAGTGGCAGTACCTGGAGGACAACCTATACCCACCCTGCACAGGGACGCACGTTCGCAGCGTTTGCATATTTGGTGCAGCAGAAATGCATTGGCTACTCAACTACGGTCACTGGTTTGCCAACAAGTTCGACCACAAAGTGGACTCCATTCTCCTTCAGTGCATTGAGGAGAagctggaggaaaaacaaaagtcattcCAATCAGTGGCATCCCCAATCTGTCGTAAGGGTTAACCAAAGTTACGGTATCCTGTACAGCGGCGATGACAGGCCAATCAACGGagaattaatctgcaacaattatGAAAGCCTTTCACCATTtgagtggttttttttggggaggggggaATGCCAAACTTCTTTAATGTgagaatctgctgctttttcttgtcttttcatttctAGGAAATTGATTCTCTctggattttggacatttggtGATATAACGTTGGGTTCTAAGGAGTGTGAAgggcatttttcagttttccggTGCTTTATaaccaaacaaattaaattttttaacgaaaataatcattatttgcagccctacGACAGTAAGGTTTGGTAGCAGTACGTTGTTTATCAGAAATGGATTCTTTCTCACTGACATTCAGCCTCAATTCAGCAAGTTTCAAAAAGGCTGTGATCATTTTTGTATCCACGCatatagttttggttttatttgtccaggcTTTGGGATATTTGTCTCTTAGATTGCCCTCTCTGCCACATCAGTGGAGGTGAAaggaatttcatttgtggtgctTACGGTAGTTACAAATGTCATTCAAAGAAACGAATGGTCCccaacaaaaaggaaaacatattttctcatttacaggtagaggtaagtgagaaaatatgtttggttttgtaaTTTGAGTGAATGACTTTAATAAATGGTGATTAGAATGTAAAGAGTGGCTCCATTTGAGACCTAACACGACCTAACCTGGTTATGCGTTTCCAATCCCTCTGACCcatgttgaaacattttaattaagaGAGAGTTTTGCaatgtaattataaataaattgcGATGCTCTGTGTATTTGCATCAAgggcaaatgtgcaaaaatggtTGTATTGtttcctttgctgtttttttttttttgtacttctcAGAACAGAAAACAGGGCTGTGTGATTTAAGTTGTGTTCATCGATTGGGTTTCGGGAGATGGGTGTGGGAACAGCTGTAGCTCATCTGTGGTCTCACTAATTCAGATAAGCAGGTGGGAGAACCTACACATCAATACCTTGTAGTTATGTGTATTCAGTCTGTAATCTTTCTTCCAGTGAAGCTTGTCAACTCGCCTTcactacattacattttatgcaACGCTTTAATCCAAAGTGACTTACGTGTGATGCAACtcagggttcagtgtcttgcccaaggacatttCGGCacgtggacaggaggagccggggatcgcACCGCCAACCCTGCAGTCATTGGTCAacccgctctaccacctgagTCACAGCCGCCCCCCCCCAGGGTTAAACATTACTCAGGATGCAATACAGATAATACTTAGTCAGTTATTAACAGTCAAAGTAGTTAATcattaaaatctgtttatttgttttctgggTGAGATTTAAGGCTATTCGGCCTCCATCGACCCCCAAAACATATCATCTatacacagtgtttttgttcatataACCCCATATTGTGGTTTATTTCtcatttagttaaaaaaaaatgatgagagaCAAAGACCGAAGATATTTTAGAGTAACTGCTTAAACGTATCGCGATGAATCAACTAAGTCCTGTAATCGTGTCAACGTAATAATCGCTCTAAAATAGCTGCCATTTGGAGCCTAACTGGAACTTATAAGTCGAGAAATCTATTACCTTGGGGTTTAGACCTGCGGTGCACAGGTTGACAAACAAGCATACAGCATACTTTTTCTACATGAGCGAGTGCGTTTGGATTCAGCCTCTGTAGGTGCGGTTAGTGCATTACATGGGAGGAAATGACTCAAATATAGCATTAACAGCCCAATTGTAGTTGTACTAAGCACTGTTTGTGTAAGCAAACTTCTTATTTCTTGGGATTTCAGTGTACCACTGAGATAACACGATTACACTGTTTTTACAACAACGAAAACAGGAAGTACTCTGAAAATATACCAAAAAAGCTACGGAGAACAGATAAATCTCAGAGCAGATTCAAGTGTTTTGTCACTATCAGTCGTAAAGCGCAGTTCGTGGTCCCTCTCTGTATCGTGAAGTTATCATCGAGGACAATCCGTAGCAGTGAAAGATAGGACTCAAACTTACGAGGTCTGACTCCCCTAATTATCGGCACACGTCATATGGATAATGGCTGATGGTCGGGGCTGACCAACAGTCACTGCACGACATTTAGATGTTTCGCCACTTAGTGGTAGTGAACACCGTGGGCTGAAAAACAAGTTAGTGGAGCCGgaaatatttttagacattgAATGGCACTACaagaaaggaaaacatgatTAATAGGTTGACAGGCGGAGGACTGGTTGAATGTCTCCACTTTGTTAAAGTGCTGATTGAAGAACACAGGGACTTTAAAGGCCTTAAAATCTATTCTCTCTATCAGCTTTTTACTTTAGGTAATGGGAACCTAAATAAATGCACTTTCCTGCCAATGTCCGAACAGTTTTGGTGGTTTCATACGAGATTTCCGGGTTTTTTTCTCTAGTTTGTACTGCGTGGGGCTCGTTGTCACATACTTCTGTGTACCAGtcatgattaaattaaattgtgatGGCAGGTTGTGGGTTGTTTTGTCCCTGtcaaatcaaatctgatcaaatccCACCCACgtagtcctgatgaagcagacTGAGATTTAGTTTTCCAGTGTTAAGGTctggtcacaccagcatttaaaatggaaaaaatatcacCTGAATTCAGTTCATGTCAATGGAATTGCTGCGAGCAACTCTGGTGAACTTATGTGCCCCACGTACATGTGGCaggagtccaaaatggaggacgCTATTACAGCTTATTAGCTGTGTCGCACCATTCACTTTAACCTTCCTCTGTCTCAGTATAAACTGCACCACAAAAGGACGGTTGCAAACAGATATGAGACAGGAGTCAATGGGATActatgtttttttgaaaaaaaacaaaacgtgttATCTTATTGTCCTGTTGCTGACCGGGCCAACACGCAAACATGCTAGCCGGCTGTTAGCATGGGAGGTGTCAGCAAACAAACCTCTTCAgcagcttttttcccctcaccagCAATTCTTTGTTGACTAAAATGATGTATAATTCTGTCGGGGGGGGGGAATAAACGGCCAAGTTCAGtgaaaatagaaagaagctCCGAAAACTATTGCGACTGACTGGTGTTAGTGTCAGCGGTTAGTCCTCCAGCCAGAAACTAGTAAGACAGGATGATGAACTCTTCTGTTCCCCTTTCTTGTgtgatcaaaaaaaaacaaaaaaaaaaaacataaaccctTAATTGTTCCTTGCTAAGTCATTTGAagccaagttttcaggggctttaagtAATATTCACGGTAACCAGTTAAAAACGGACGCAGGTTTGCCTCAAAGTGTTATAAACATATATAGAACTGGTACCAGTGAAGAATCACCTCTTAACTACGTTGCCAGCGAGATATGTCACCCAGTAGTCTTATTGCGAAAGCAACAGCAGCTGTGTCTGATACTCGAAGAAAGGAGCCACCGTGATCGGAGTTCATCTACTGGCAGTTAGGCGAGGCTCGCGGTGCAAGGTGATGGGGCCGCTGTAAGACTGACAGACAAAGTGAGAGAGGACCTGTAACAGATATGAACAAGTGtgccgtaaaaaaaaaaaaaaaacctggctCAGCTGAAGGGATGTTGACTTCTGAGAGAAGATTTGGACAGAAGTTTGGACAGTTAAAACACTCCTGGTCCTTGTtctgtttgaaatgaaacttCAAACGACTGTACTCTTATTGTAAGTGGTTCAAATTCCACCTCGCACAGAGTTTGCAAAATCACCGGCCGTTTTTTACGacccagttttttgttttttttaattcatactTTGGTCCTTCCTTCCACGTGGTTGTAATAACATTTCACTCACCCCCTTCATCGCTGTGATCTGAGGATGTGTCAACAGGGCTGGACACAGTCTTACAACAATGACCAAGCGAAACGTCAGACACACTGCGGTGGAGGAGAAGCACTTTCCGAGTCACATAATGTCAATTCTTCAGTGTTTGAGACTGAGAAAACCTCATATACGATCAAATAAAAGTTCGTATTTAATTGCTGCATCCTCTCCGTGTAACAAGACAATAACAACAGTGTGTGAAAACTAACCGGAGGAAACATTTACTCTACTATTTGGgatgttttgacatttccatTGATCGCGGTGATGTACACAGTGTTAACCACACAGTAAAAAAGTTGCAAGTTCTTTTGTGCAAGCTGTGGTTTAGGCAAATGCTGTACCTACCAAATATAcgtttaataaatcatttttgatAATAGCTTTCAGCACATGCTGATACAGACTTTTTCACttatattaatgaaaaaaaggtgTAGGTTAATATTagacatctttatgtggtacctgtatcATGCTATattcttttccctccctcccgcAGCCGGCAGCACTTGAGACTTGCTGAGTTAACATATTTAGCTTGACATTTAGCGCTCACACATCAGTTATTTTGGGATTTCGCTCAACTACTAGAGCCGAGTGTAGTCTGCCGGTGAGCTGAAGTCTCAAATACAGCATTTCTTATTCTCTTCTCCTGCAACAGTATTTATCAGAAATGTCGCTATTTTTTCTCCATTCCCAGGAAAATGTTATGTAACGTACATATTGCTCAGTTTATCtttcttggcatttttgctgTCGTCACAGTGGCGCTCATGTGACCTCTCCTGGATtgcctgtttccagttttttgaCACTGTCCTTTCCAATAACTTTTCAGGATAATAAACACAATTGAGGTCTGGCCGTTTAACTCTGCActtcttctctgttcttcaCTTCAAACTGGTTAGTTTCAATCAGTTCTTCTCTACCCAAGTGTAGGTTAGAGTTTGGAAAAATCCAGCTGCTGagtgtttttttctacagaCGATTGGTGGTTTCGAAAAAAAGGTGATCCATGCCAACACCCTTAAATAGCTCTTGGTTGCTAACCTTGTTTCTCAAAAGTGTCGGGTTTCTGTCCAAGCTGCAGTTCTCCGCTTTGAGCACAAGAGTATTGTATGTGTTTCAAACTACTGTACAACGTCATCTGATTTTCTCTCCCAAGTTATAGAGGATAATTTCGTTGCATCCATTTGGTTGCTTTCGGTTTCGGACACGCATCTGTAAATCATCGACACTTTTGTATGCAGACGGAGCTGGACACTGGACCCATTAGCTGCACTTCCTGGTCAGCCACAGAAAAGCCTTCACTGCTCCCCCTCCCTCAAGAGGATGATGTCGCCCCCTGAAAAGGAGCTTTTAGGCCCCGGTGACACATTTCCCACTGAACCCTCACAGCTTGACTTTGTCTCTGATCTCTGCTATTCAGACTGACAACTATTACAGAAAGTGCAGCGGTAGGAAAGCAGGTTTCTTTGCTTCActataatgttttaatgtgattGTGTGGTATTTTTCAGAAATGCATTTAGATGCAAGTTGAGTCTTTCTCAAAGATTTTGACCCTGACTGTGAAAGTCTGTTTTCTGCAATAAAGGAGGACCACATCCAAGGCGCCACACCCTTAAAAATCCCGCGTATAAATGAACCATTGTAGGTCAAAATGAGGTGAGAAACGTTTGTTCGCGCAGTCTAGCGCTGTGTCTGTTCTGTCAAGGCCAGAAACCTCGGAGTCATGTAAAGTGGGAACTCGGCAGCTGGGTAACACAATGAAACGACAGGTGTCGAACAATATTACATTCAGTGCTTCAAAGATCAGCCCGAAGTTTACACAGTCCCTCTCCAAAGGTGGAGCAGCACCTGTTGTTTCACCAGAttcatgacattttacatttacaccaAAGAGAGCGATATAAAAGTGTCACCACTTCTTACTGAGAAGCGCTTGAACAGTGTTTGTTAGTTTAACAACCGTGTCTTGATGCAGTCCAGTTGTCATTTCAAGAGCTGGGTTAAGAGGTTTGTATTTAGCTATAAAGGGAGGTATGTGGTTATTTGAATACGGCACTGTCTCCGAAAACTGACGCTTACCACCAGTTCACTTTCCTCCAGTGACTGCAGCACACTGCCTCACATTGGCCTTAGTGTGAACTGCATTATTTTGCGTATAGCTGCCCTGTCTGCCAAAACCGTAGACTGTATGTTAAGAGACTTTATTTACAGtctatggcaaaaaaaacaaaacaaagacgcACACAATTTATAAATTtagaaatgcaaatgttcaTCTCCTATTCTGCCTTTTATGTTAACTTGTTATTATGGTAGATATTTCCAATCCAAATTTGATTGAATGCTGATTTTCTGTTATGCGAGAAAGTATCTCGGGCCTTTAGTTGAGCAGCTCTGAGGAAATTATGATTGAAAACTTCAGAACGGCTGCTGAGCGGGTCCTGTGGTAAGATTGTTTTTGTCGACTCTTGCACATTCAAAACTAAAGCCTCACTAAAAAAACCCCTCTCTGTGTTGGTCGGGAGGCCGGTTGTGCTAGACAGAGGATGGGTTGTACATTCTTTTGAGGTGACGGCCAGAACCAAGGCTGGGATTCAGAGTGATGGGCACGGTGCGAGTTGTTGACTGTTTGCCGAGTCGCCTTCTGTTGTCTGCCGAATTGATGAGTCTAgcaactttgtttttctcctgaaCCAAGGTTCCCAAGCCAGGACCTGATCCAGGCATATAGCCGGACTACAGAGCTGCCTACGCTGCAGCTGTCACAGATATCGTTTTGAGTGATGGTCTTCTTTGAAGGAACTGTGAAAATCATCTCACAAGGGGAACGTGGGAGTTTTTTGAGGTTATATTGACCCACTGCTGTCAGAGTACTTAACTAAATCTGACAACCAGCTTCATGACTTTCAACCCAGTATGGCTCATATTTATTTGAGAGAATTTCCAAACCCTTATACTTCAAGTTGGCAAATTTTAGGCGTCTATCGTGTACAATGTCAGTGCAGCTTCAGAAattggagaggaggggaagcTGAAAAGGGGgattgaagaaaacaaaacataacaactAATGCACGCACACCTGCACGATCATTTTAGCCCCATGAAGCCCTTAAATATACAGTGAAGTATCTCGGGAAGATGCTCTAGGTTTGAGCAGACATGCCTCCCTACTCCGCAGCAACAACTacctgcagtggaaaaacacGGCAGAGCAAAACAGGTAGAGAGACACAGCGGGAGAGCTGTCGCAAATGGAAACTCAACATTCCTTAAAAACTCTGTTTTGAGCCATCATTAGGCCCTGTCGTTGGTATAAATCCAACCAGGTCCAGCTGGTTTGGTAGGCCCTGAACCGCTCAGTAGTCCCTCACTGTTTATCTCGTTCAACCAGTCTTACAAATAGCCACTAATTAGCAAGCCCCCTGGTATCAGGAACTTCCCTTTAAATAAATTGTCATGCCCCTGGGcctgttttactttaaaaaaaaaaaaaaaaaggtttcaataTGAGGCGTGTAAGAGTGCAGACCACAGGGTCATCAGGTGGGCCCCCTCTCCATGACTGGCGTTTGCTTGAGTTGAGCACATAACACCAGGAAGGCGCAACGCCAGTGCCCCGGAACTACCCCCCTCAGCTCTGCAAAACAAGCTACACCTTTTGGCTAACATCAGTCTCTGAGACACATGTCACATTTGTTAGTGTGACTTGATCGAACTGAGCTGAACTTGCTAAATTGGCATATTTAGTACCCTTCGACAATGCCTTGTGCCGGGGGGAGGAAGGATGGACAGGAGGCCTGCGTCTATTTCTGCGAAGCCATTTATAGTCGGGAACAGAATGCCCAGCACAGTATGAAGATCAGCATGTTGTTAGCTTGTTAGTTTGTTTGCCAAGCGCGCTATTTCACATCAGATGACAAATTTAGCACCGTAAAATGCATTATCCACTCGTTAAACTTCATCATAGCATTTCACGTCGTAACACTAACATGTTCGGACAGGAGATATAACCGCTAGtgattatgacaggagcaaagagGGCAGTCCGGTGACATTGTGtggaggaggtcggggtggatggatgggtcttGGAAATTTTGGACTTTGACAAgggagaccgctgtttgtttcccgttTCCAAACGACAATCATTGTTGTTTCCTTGACTGTTTCATAACTTTAACCACGTGTTTATCAATGATGTAACCACcgtaaccatgatgacaaaggccctctaaccttaaggaagtaaTTATTTGAACCCAGCCCATGttctttttgtgcctaaacctatGCAAACCTATACCACCGCACTGTCGTGTCATAAAAGGGTgagttgttttatttctcaacAGTGatatttaacagtttatctTTGGTATATCTCTTAACTCTGGGCTCAAATGTACACAGCAATCATTAGCAAGCCAGTACAGCCGTGCTAACCAGCCAAAGCCAACTaatatgctaagctaatcaaCGTGTTGCCAAAACTGATGGAAAGCCACCAAACAAACCTCCTCCGGTGCCGGATccaagcagcagagaaaacaccTCTAACTtcatcagcaaaataaaattctgcACGTTTAaccacaaaacaatgaaatccACAGTTCCAGGACTAAGAGGCAACATGACATAAAAGTGCAACGATGGAATGCATAGTAAAATTAAGGAGACAGTTGTTTTCTCATCCATGCAGGAAAACAAGGAacgcttttgttttgttgctgtgtaactttcatatactgtaatatCCACAATCTGTTGGGACAGCATGTATCCTGTACCAGCCCTTTTTTTAACTTGGTTGCATGTGtattaggttttttttgcctgcgtgtgtgagagaggggtCTGGCTCACATTGATCACTGCAACATTTACACGAACAAATGGCATATCCGCTCGTATAAATGTTTGCGGCAGTTATTTTCACATGATTTCACAGTTTTCGGCGTCAACATTCCtcagacaaaatgtaaaattccaTTTGAGTATAATGTAGTTAACAGATTAATGGCTGATTCAAGCAGCCGGGCGCACGGTATTTATCCAAACAGTTTATTTCTGTCTCCATGACAGCGCTTTATTTCTATTAGATAATTCAAAGCCTTTCTTCCATTCAAACTGACTGAAAGATGAAAGGgcttttgcatattttaacCTATCAGGTGATTAGTGGTTCCCATGCTCCAAGAGGAACACAACGAACAAATACAATAGTCACGTGATGTTctaaatattcaaataatgtCTGCCAGATCACATCCAGTGTGCAGCTCCTGACCACTTCCTTGTTAACTCTGTTACTCACAAAGAGAAGTTCATACTTTCAAAAGCTGAATCATGAGGACAGCATGTTACGAAATGCTGCTTCCGAGCTCGTGCGTTTTTGCTACGAGCAGtagaatcaaatgaaaaaaataaatgtttgcattGTGTTGTGGTTGGTGATGCTAAAACGGATAAGTAAACAACTTATTTTTTATCAGAGGAGAGGGATATTTAATCAATAGACTTGATGATTTCAAACTACCGACGGGCGCACGAGCTGTACGTCCTAGTACAGTGTCCACGAGTGAATGCCACGCAGGGACGAAATGCTGAAGAAAGATTTACCACAACAGTCCTTGAAGGCTACCAGGGTCACCCCCAATATTCTGTCACTTTATAGTATTTCCAAGATGACCTTTCTAGAGAAAGGGAAAT belongs to Xiphias gladius isolate SHS-SW01 ecotype Sanya breed wild chromosome 20, ASM1685928v1, whole genome shotgun sequence and includes:
- the LOC120805988 gene encoding beta-1,3-galactosyl-O-glycosyl-glycoprotein beta-1,6-N-acetylglucosaminyltransferase 4-like isoform X1 — protein: MKRSAKQTGTCGSGMNRRYSFWRLRRRQFITSLLSLLTLCALLLVSVKYSSIAESLPPPAFLENIQTLRKYNISCSAIYDMDPVEVGKSLIIQRQKVVEDKDETLANLTSNCPLFIKSRAYDDVCVLEEERDFPLAYSLVVHKSAWAVERLIKVLYSPSNIYCIHYDQKSSAEFISAIEGLARCLPNVFIASKRESVHYASISRLRADLNCLSDLLGSEVKWKYVINLCGQDFPLRSNIELVTELKNLNGANMLETCRPTEHKKQRFTFHHKLTDANFEYQKLPVRTEQIKTPPPHGIQVFSGSAYFVLSRDFVVYLNSSVVVRDFLAWSEDTYSPDEHFWATLVRLPGVPGEVPRSQPDITDLMSKTRLVKWQYLEDNLYPPCTGTHVRSVCIFGAAEMHWLLNYGHWFANKFDHKVDSILLQCIEEKLEEKQKSFQSVASPICRKG
- the LOC120805988 gene encoding beta-1,3-galactosyl-O-glycosyl-glycoprotein beta-1,6-N-acetylglucosaminyltransferase 4-like isoform X2, with protein sequence MNRRYSFWRLRRRQFITSLLSLLTLCALLLVSVKYSSIAESLPPPAFLENIQTLRKYNISCSAIYDMDPVEVGKSLIIQRQKVVEDKDETLANLTSNCPLFIKSRAYDDVCVLEEERDFPLAYSLVVHKSAWAVERLIKVLYSPSNIYCIHYDQKSSAEFISAIEGLARCLPNVFIASKRESVHYASISRLRADLNCLSDLLGSEVKWKYVINLCGQDFPLRSNIELVTELKNLNGANMLETCRPTEHKKQRFTFHHKLTDANFEYQKLPVRTEQIKTPPPHGIQVFSGSAYFVLSRDFVVYLNSSVVVRDFLAWSEDTYSPDEHFWATLVRLPGVPGEVPRSQPDITDLMSKTRLVKWQYLEDNLYPPCTGTHVRSVCIFGAAEMHWLLNYGHWFANKFDHKVDSILLQCIEEKLEEKQKSFQSVASPICRKG